The Geotoga petraea region GGAGGGAATAACCCATATGGCCAAAAGTGAGCTAAAACAACAGAAAGTAGATGATGCAATTAAAAAATTAGGAAATATTGAAATTGTTGATGATGATAAAGTTAAAATCAAAAGAGAAAAAGAAAAATACACAAAAAAACTTTCAAAAATGCTTCAAGACATAAGAAAAAAAGCAAAACAAAACAATAAAACGCTCACATATGAAATGATAGATAAATACATCCCACAAGAAATGTCAGATATAATAGATAGTGATTTTATAGAAAAACTATATACTATATTAGAAGAAGATGGTATAGAAATAATTGAGGATGACAATATTGATGAAGCTAAAGAACAATTAGATAACGAGGATGAGGATGATTTAAAAAAGATATTTGGAAATACATTAGAAATGTATGATAATATATCATTAAACGATCCTATAAAAATTTATTTAAAAGAAATTGGAAGAATAGGACTTTTGACTCCAAGGAGAGAAAGACTCATAGCTCAGAGAGCTAAAAAAGGAGATAAAAAAGCAAGAGATCTTTTAATAAAGGCTAACTTAAGATTAGTTATAAGTATTGCTAAAAGATATACAAATAGAGGTTTGAGTTTTTTAGATTTAATACAAGAGGGAAATATAGGTTTAATCAAAGCAGTAAATAAATTTGATTGGAAAAAGGGATTCAAATTCTCTACATATGCAACTTGGTGGATTAGACAAGCAGTTACAAGAGCAATAGCTGATCAAGCTAGAACAATTAGAATACCAGTACATATGGTTGAAACTATAAACAGGCTAAACAAAGTTATAAGAGAATATTTACAAGAACATGGAGAATATCCTTCTAACGAACAACTATCAAAACTAATGGATAAACCAGTTGAAAAGATAGATGAAATATTGATGGCTGCCAGAGAAACCATATCAGCTGATTCTCCCATTGGAGGTTCTGATGATGATGACACATCTATAGGTGATTTTTTTGCCGACAACAATGCCGATCAACCAGAAGAAGCTGCGGTTAAAATGATTCTTAGAGAAGAAATAGAAAAAATATTAGATACATTACAGCCTAAAGAAGCGACTGTCTTAAAAATGAGATATGGTTTATTAGATGGTAAAGTAAAAACACTTGAAGAGGTAGGAAAATTCTTCAACGTTACAAGAGAGAGAATAAGGCAAATCGAAGTAAAAGCTCTCAGAAAATTAAGACATCCAAGTAGAAGCACACAATTAAAAGAATTGAGCAATATGTTAGGAAGGAAAATACTTTGAAATAAAGGGGCTTTTCTAAATGGAAGAAGACAAAAAAATATTTGAAATAAAAAAAGAGATACCTAAATTTTTAAAAGATAATCTGGATGAAGAACAGCTTGATGCCGTTATTAATTCTAATGGTAATTCTTTAATAATAGCAGGTCCAGGCTCAGGAAAAACAAGAGTAATCACTTATAAAATTGCTTACTTATTATCTCAGGGAGTAAAACCAAGTGAGATAATGCTTGTGACATTTACAAGGGCAGCAGCAAAACAGATGACTGATAGAATTAGAAATGTAACAGATCAGGATTTAACAGGCATAACCGCAGGCACTTTTCATCATGTATGTAATGGGATTTTGAGAAGATATGCTAAAGCAATAGGTTATGAAAACAATTTTTCTATACTCGATTCAGAGGATTCGAAAGACTTGTTAAAAATCATTAGAAATGAATACAAAGAGGGGATGGGAGAAGACGCCAAAAAATTCCCGAAGGAGTCTGTAATTCAAAAAGTTATATCTTATGCATCTAATACTTTGAAGTCTATTAGAGAAAGCATTTTAGAAATAGCCCCTTATTTAATTGATTATGAAAACGATATAGAACACATTTGGGGTAATTATCAAGAAATGAAAAAGAACATCAATGCAATGGATTATGATGATTTACTTGTTAATACTGCCCATTTGTTATCTTTTAATAAAAAGGCTTTAAATGATATTGCTTCTAAATATAAATATGTTTTAGTTGACGAATTTCAAGATACCAATAAAATCCAGCTTGAAATAGTTCAAGCAATAAGTTCTTATTCAAAGAATTTGATAGTTGTTGGAGATGATTCTCAAAGTATTTATTCATTTAGAGGAGCAAGATACGAAAATATCGAAGAATTTATAAAAAGAGATGATACAAAACTTTTCAAAATACAAACGAATTATAGGAGTACACCTAATATTGTTTCTTTTATAAACAATATGCTTCCAAATAATTCTGTAGAAAAAAATCTTAAATCTGTAAGAAAAGAATATGTAAAACCAAATATCATAGAAACTTTTGATGATTTAGAACAATCGGAAGCCGTAATAAAGATCATCGAAGAAAAAATAGATCAAGATGTTGATCTAAATGAAATAGCTGTTTTATATAGATCGCATGCTTTATCTATGACTTTACAGCAAAAATTAGATTCTCAACAAATTCCCTACAGACTTTTATCGGGAAAAAGGTTTATAGAAACTAAACATATTAAAGATGTTTTATCTTTCTTAAAAATATTATACAATCCCTATGATAATATCTCTTGGAATAGATCACTGAAATTGTTCAGTGGCATAGGTGTGAAAACTGCAACAGATATTTATAAATCAATAACCTCACAATTTAAAGAGGGAATAAATATGCTGGAAGCATTTAAAAATAGTAAGTTGAAAAAATTCAAAGAAGCCTACGAATTTTATAAAAAGCTTTTTGAAAAAGATAAAAATAAACCCGATGAAATAATAAACTTCATATTTAATGAATTTTACAAAGAGTATTCTAATTTGACATTCAGAAACTCTGCCTCAAGAAACATGGATATAGAAAGGTTTCAGGATATATCTTCTCAATACGAATCTTTGATGAAATTTTTAGAAGAAATGACTTTAAGCGAAAATATAACTGTCAAATCTGCTGAAAGAGACCAAAAAGAAGATCAAATAACATTGACAACAGTTCATGGTGCAAAAGGATTAGAATGGAAAGTTGTGATATTGTTATCGGTTAATCCAGGGGATTTCCCAAATGGGATGGCCATAAAAGAGAAGAAATTAGATGAAGAAGAAAGGTTGTTCTACGTAGCTATAACAAGGGCTAAAGACGAATTATATATTCTAAAACAAATAACTGGATCGACAAATCCATTCATGAGTAATTCCTATGTATTTGTAAAAAAGGAATACGATTTTATCAAAAATATTCCAGAAAATTTAGTAGAAACATTCAAAACAAGTTATAAATATTAATTTCTTTACAAACAATTAAAATATAATGTTAACCCAATTTAATTGAAATTTAAAATTTAATAATGTAGAATATAAGTTGGTATTTTAAAAATAAAAAAGGAAGGAGGGCAAATATTTAATGCCTACAATTAATCAATTGATTCGTTTTGGTAGAAAACAATCAACAAAAAAAACAAAGTCACCAGCTTTGAAATCTAATCCTCAAAAAAGAGGAGTTTGTGTTAGAGTTTCAACAATGACTCCTAAAAAGCCAAACTCTGCTTTAAGAAAAATAGCAAGGGTTAGACTATCAAATGGAATTGAGGTTACTTCATATATTCCGGGTGAAGGACACAATCTTCAAGAACATTCTAACGTATTGTTAAGAGGTGGAAGAACAAGAGATCTTCCAGGGGTAAGATACAAAGTAATCAGAGGAACATTGGATACAGCTGGAGTGGAAAGCAGAAGACAATCAAGAAGTAAATATGGTACTAAGAGACCTAAATAATAAGGAGGGTTGAACTGAATGAGAAGAAGAAGAGCTGAAAAAAGGAAAATAATTGCTGATCCAATTTATAACGATGAATTGATCACTAAATTAGTAAATAGAATAATGTTAGATGGGCAAAAATCAAAAGCTCAAAAAATAGTTTATGGAGCGTTAGAAATTTTGCAAGAAAAAACAGGAGAAAATGCAGTAGAAGCTTTTCATAAAGCTATAGAAAACGTAAAACCATTAGTTGAGGTTAGATCAAGAAGAATTGGTGGTGCAACTTATCAGGTTCCATTCGAAGTGCCTGAAAGAAGAGCATTATCATTATCTTTGAGATGGATTGTTACTTCAGCGAGATCAAAACAAGGGAAATCTATGATTGATAGATTATCACAAGAATTATTGGATGCTTACAATGGTGTAGGTGCTGCTGTTAAGAGAAAAGATGACGTTCACAAAATGGCGGATGCTAATAAAGCATTTGCTCACTACAGATGGTAATTTAGGAGGGAGTAGACTTGAAAGAGAGAAAATTAACCCTCGATAAAATAAGAAATATCGGGATAATAGCACATATAGATGCAGGTAAAACAACTACAACAGAAAGAATATTATACTATACTGGGTCAAAACATAAAATTGGATCTGTTGATGATGGAACTGCAGAAATGGACTGGATGGAACAAGAAAAAGAAAGAGGTATTACAATTACATCAGCTGCAACAACTGCTTTCTGGAAAGACCACAGAATAAATATTATTGACACACCCGGTCACGTGGATTTCACAGTTGAAGTTGAAAGAGCTTTAAGAGTATTAGATGGGGCTGTTGCAGTATTTGATGCACAAGTTGGAGTTGAACCTCAATCAGAAACAGTTTGGAGACAAGCCGATAAATATAGTGTACCAAGAATAGCCTTTATGAACAAAATGGATAAAATTGGTGCAAACTTCTTTAACGCAGTACAAACAATGATTGACAAGCTTGGAGCTAATCCAGTTCCTATTGTTATTCCAATTGGTGCAGAAGCTGATTTTAAAGGTGTAGTTAACCTTATTGAGATGAAGGCTTATTTATGGAATTCTGATGATGGAATGGATTTTGAAATTACAGATATTCCAGAAGATTTAAAAGAAATAGCAGAAGAAAAGAGAGAAGACTTAATTGCAGCTGCTGCTGAATTTGATGAAGAATTAATGGAATTGTATATTGGAGAAGAAGAAATTAGTAATGCTCAATTAAAATCAGCAATTAGAAAAGGTACATTAGATAATAATCTTATACCTGTTTATTGCGGAAGTGCATTTAAAAATAAAGCAGTACAACCAGTTTTAGATGCTATAATTGATTTTTTACCTTCTCCTTTAGATATGCCTCCAGTAAAAGCTTTTGATGAACAAACAGGTGAATTTATTAAAGAGATAGAACCGACTAAAAATGAAGATTTTTTAGCCTTAGCTTTTAAAATAATGGTGGACCCTTACGTAGGTAAACTTACTTTTATGAGGGTTTATTCAGGTTCGTTGGAAAAAGGAAGCTATGTTTTAAATACAACAAAGGGTAAAAAAGAAAGAATTTCAAGATTGATGTTCATGCATTCAGATAAAAGAGAAGAAGTGGATTATGTAAGAGCTGGAGATATAGTAGGTGTTGTTGGATTGAAAGACACAGCTACTGGTGATACTTTAGCTTCAGAAAATTCAGACTTGATTCTTGAAAAATTAGAGTTCCCAGAACCAGTTATCAGTGTTTCTATTGAACCAGAAACTAAAAATGATGAGCAAAAATTGTCAAAGGCATTAGCAGCTTTAACTGATGAAGATCCAAGTTTAACTGCT contains the following coding sequences:
- the rpoD gene encoding RNA polymerase sigma factor RpoD, which codes for MAKSELKQQKVDDAIKKLGNIEIVDDDKVKIKREKEKYTKKLSKMLQDIRKKAKQNNKTLTYEMIDKYIPQEMSDIIDSDFIEKLYTILEEDGIEIIEDDNIDEAKEQLDNEDEDDLKKIFGNTLEMYDNISLNDPIKIYLKEIGRIGLLTPRRERLIAQRAKKGDKKARDLLIKANLRLVISIAKRYTNRGLSFLDLIQEGNIGLIKAVNKFDWKKGFKFSTYATWWIRQAVTRAIADQARTIRIPVHMVETINRLNKVIREYLQEHGEYPSNEQLSKLMDKPVEKIDEILMAARETISADSPIGGSDDDDTSIGDFFADNNADQPEEAAVKMILREEIEKILDTLQPKEATVLKMRYGLLDGKVKTLEEVGKFFNVTRERIRQIEVKALRKLRHPSRSTQLKELSNMLGRKIL
- the rpsG gene encoding 30S ribosomal protein S7 — its product is MRRRRAEKRKIIADPIYNDELITKLVNRIMLDGQKSKAQKIVYGALEILQEKTGENAVEAFHKAIENVKPLVEVRSRRIGGATYQVPFEVPERRALSLSLRWIVTSARSKQGKSMIDRLSQELLDAYNGVGAAVKRKDDVHKMADANKAFAHYRW
- the rpsL gene encoding 30S ribosomal protein S12 — protein: MPTINQLIRFGRKQSTKKTKSPALKSNPQKRGVCVRVSTMTPKKPNSALRKIARVRLSNGIEVTSYIPGEGHNLQEHSNVLLRGGRTRDLPGVRYKVIRGTLDTAGVESRRQSRSKYGTKRPK
- the fusA gene encoding elongation factor G, translating into MKERKLTLDKIRNIGIIAHIDAGKTTTTERILYYTGSKHKIGSVDDGTAEMDWMEQEKERGITITSAATTAFWKDHRINIIDTPGHVDFTVEVERALRVLDGAVAVFDAQVGVEPQSETVWRQADKYSVPRIAFMNKMDKIGANFFNAVQTMIDKLGANPVPIVIPIGAEADFKGVVNLIEMKAYLWNSDDGMDFEITDIPEDLKEIAEEKREDLIAAAAEFDEELMELYIGEEEISNAQLKSAIRKGTLDNNLIPVYCGSAFKNKAVQPVLDAIIDFLPSPLDMPPVKAFDEQTGEFIKEIEPTKNEDFLALAFKIMVDPYVGKLTFMRVYSGSLEKGSYVLNTTKGKKERISRLMFMHSDKREEVDYVRAGDIVGVVGLKDTATGDTLASENSDLILEKLEFPEPVISVSIEPETKNDEQKLSKALAALTDEDPSLTAYVDHDTGETILSGMGELHLEIIVDRIKREHKVDVKVGQPQVAYKETIKQTADVETKYIRQSGGKGQYGHVKIKIEPLVTEEEKTFEFVDKIVGGVIPKEYIPAVENGIKEAMQTGVLAGYPMVNIKATLYDGSYHEVDSSEMAFKIAGSMAFKDAAKKAKPVLLEPVMKVDVTTPEEYMGDIIADLNSRRGRIDGFDNVSGSNTRIVHAIVPLSELFGYATAMRSLSQGRATNSIQFARYEEVPANVAEKIINKD
- a CDS encoding ATP-dependent helicase; translation: MEEDKKIFEIKKEIPKFLKDNLDEEQLDAVINSNGNSLIIAGPGSGKTRVITYKIAYLLSQGVKPSEIMLVTFTRAAAKQMTDRIRNVTDQDLTGITAGTFHHVCNGILRRYAKAIGYENNFSILDSEDSKDLLKIIRNEYKEGMGEDAKKFPKESVIQKVISYASNTLKSIRESILEIAPYLIDYENDIEHIWGNYQEMKKNINAMDYDDLLVNTAHLLSFNKKALNDIASKYKYVLVDEFQDTNKIQLEIVQAISSYSKNLIVVGDDSQSIYSFRGARYENIEEFIKRDDTKLFKIQTNYRSTPNIVSFINNMLPNNSVEKNLKSVRKEYVKPNIIETFDDLEQSEAVIKIIEEKIDQDVDLNEIAVLYRSHALSMTLQQKLDSQQIPYRLLSGKRFIETKHIKDVLSFLKILYNPYDNISWNRSLKLFSGIGVKTATDIYKSITSQFKEGINMLEAFKNSKLKKFKEAYEFYKKLFEKDKNKPDEIINFIFNEFYKEYSNLTFRNSASRNMDIERFQDISSQYESLMKFLEEMTLSENITVKSAERDQKEDQITLTTVHGAKGLEWKVVILLSVNPGDFPNGMAIKEKKLDEEERLFYVAITRAKDELYILKQITGSTNPFMSNSYVFVKKEYDFIKNIPENLVETFKTSYKY